In one Mauremys mutica isolate MM-2020 ecotype Southern chromosome 3, ASM2049712v1, whole genome shotgun sequence genomic region, the following are encoded:
- the SIX2 gene encoding homeobox protein SIX2 encodes MSMLPTFGFTQEQVACVCEVLQQGGNIERLGRFLWSLPACEHLHKNESVLKAKAVVAFHRGNFRELYKILESHQFSAHNHPKLQQLWLKAHYIEAEKLRGRPLGAVGKYRVRRKFPLPRSIWDGEETSYCFKEKSRSVLREWYAHNPYPSPREKRELAEATGLTTTQVSNWFKNRRQRDRAAEAKERENNENSNSNSHNPLSASMNGNKTVLGSSEDEKTPSGTPDHTSSSPALLLNSNPGLQPLHGLGHPQGPSAIPVPSADPMHHHSLQDSILNPMSSNLVDLGS; translated from the exons ATGTCGATGCTCCCCACTTTTGGATTCACCCAAGAGCAAGTGGCCTGCGTCTGCGAAGTGCTCCAGCAGGGGGGCAATATAGAAAGGCTGGGGCGGTTCCTCTGGTCCCTACCTGCCTGCGAGCACCTCCACAAGAACGAGAGCGTCCTCAAGGCCAAGGCCGTGGTGGCTTTCCACCGGGGCAACTTCCGCGAGCTCTACAAGATCCTGGAGAGCCACCAGTTCTCCGCTCACAACCACCCCAAGCTCCAGCAGCTCTGGCTCAAGGCGCACTACATCGAGGCGGAGAAGCTGCGGGGGCGACCCCTAGGGGCGGTGGGCAAGTACCGGGTCCGCAGaaagttccccctgccccgctccatCTGGGACGGCGAGGAAACCAGCTACTGCTTTAAGGAGAAGAGCCGGAGCGTGCTGCGGGAATGGTATGCCCACAACCCCTACCCGTCCCCTCGGGAGAAGAGGGAGCTGGCCGAGGCCACCGGGCTCACCACCACCCAAGTCAGCAACTGGTTTAAAAACCGGAGGCAACGCGACCGTGCTGCTGAGGCCAAGGAAAG GGAAAACAACGAGAATTCCAACTCCAACAGCCACAATCCGCTCTCAGCGTCAATGAACGGGAATAAGACAGTTTTGGGCAGCTCAGAAGACGAGAAGACGCCGTCAGGGACCCCTGATCACACGTCTTCCAGCCCAGCTTTACTGCTCAATTCGAACCCAGGCCTACAGCCGCTCCATGGCTTGGGTCACCCCCAAGGTCCTAGCGCCATTCCGGTACCCAGTGCGGACCCTATGCACCATCATAGTTTGCAGGACTCCATTCTCAACCCCATGTCCTCCAACTTGGTCGACCTTGGCTCTTAA